CCATCATTGCCGCCATTGCCCCCGCGGTGCGATCTGGCTGCGTACGCGTAGCTGTCGTGGATCCCAAAGGCGGGATGGAGTTCGGGCGCGGACGGGCGATGTTCACCGCTCTTGCTCATGACAACGGCGTACAGACGCTCGCACTGCTGCGGGCTGTCGTCGCGGTGATGCAGAAACGTGCGCAACGGCTGCGGGGAAAGACCCGCCTACACACCCCCACCGCCGCCGCACCGCTAATCATCTTGGCTGTCGACGAAATCGCCTCTCTAACCGCATATGTCGGTGACCGAAAGCTGCGCGCCGAAGCGGAACAGCTCCTCGGACTGCTGTTATCCCAGGGACGCGCGGTCGGTATCTCGGTGGTTGCCGCGGTACAAGACCCTTCCAAGGACGTCCTTCCTCTCCGGCAGCTCTTCTCCATCCGGATCGGACTGCGAATGAGCGAAGCCACCCAAACGACCATGGTGCTCGGGACTGCCGCCCGGGACGCCGGCGCATTATGCGACCGAATCTCCACCTCCACTCCCGGCGTCGGTTACGTCTGCATCGACGGCAACGCTGAACCGCTCAGAGTTCGCGCCTTCCACGTCACCGATCCCGACATCGACGATCTCGCCAGCCGCTTCTCCCCCGTACGAGCGCTACCTCGGCCCACCGAGAACGGGAATCGTCAGCCATGACCGTCACTCCAGTCAATGTCGTCGCTTCAGCTGTGTCGGTACCGACCCTGCCGGGCCTTCCCGCCAGGGCCGACACCTCGGGCGTAGTGGCACAAATGGTGCGGCGAGCCGCCTCTCGCGATTTCCAGACCTGGTGGGATAACGCGGAGAACGCTGGGTTCTGCGCGAATCCGGTCCGTCTGATCGGAACCAACAGCTTGGGTCGCGAGCATCGAGTGTGGACCCGGTGCAACAACCGACGCGCAATCGCCTGCCCGTCCTGCTCCGATCTCTACGCCCGCGACACCTGGCAACTCGTACACGCCGGCCTGCACGGTGGCCACCACGACCTGCCGCGAACGGTCGCCGAGCACCCCCAGGTCTTCGTCACGTTGACTGCGCCCAGCTTCGGGGCCGTGCACACCACACGGGATGACGGCCAGCGGGGCCAGGCTCGCCCCTGCCACGATCAGGGCCGTAAACGCTGCCAGCACGGGAGACCTCTGTGGTGCAGCTCCATCCACCATGAAGGCGATGCTCACGTCGGTCAGCCTCTCTGCGAGGACTGTTACGACTACACGGGGCATGTCCTGTTCGCCTGGCATGCCCCTGAACTGTGGCGGCGCTTCACCATAGCCCTGCGCCGACTCTTGCGTAGACGCTTGCGCGCGCTCGGCGAATCCCCCACTGCTGCCCGGATCAACTTCGTGAAGGTGACCGAGATGCAACGTCGCGCGATTCCGCACTTCCATGCGGTAATCCGCCTCGACGAGCCGCCCGAGCCGGGCCAACCCCCAACACCACCCAACTCCTCGATCACAGCCACCGACCTGGCCCTTCTGATCCATCAGGCCGCAAGCGGCGTCGCACTCACCGTTGCCGACCCCGCGAGAGCTTCTGAAATCGGCGGCAGGGTAATACAATTCGGCACACAGACTGATGCGCGACCGTTGCACTCTGGCAGTAGCGACTGCGACGCGGCAATGCCTCGCCAGTCGCGTCGATCGGTCGCGGCCTACCTGGCCAAGTACGTGACCAAGTCCGTCGCCGACTTTGGTGTTGGAATCCGACGGATGTCACCCCTCGCCGTTCCCGACTTGGACGTCACCACACATGTGAGGGCGATTCTGACTACGATCCTCGAACTAGCCGATCGCGGCGCCTACTCGGGGATAGACCGCTGGCTGCACACTCTCGGCTTTCGTGGACACATCACCACCAAGTCCCGGCTCTTCTCCACCACGATGGGTGCGCTACGCGAGCACCGAGCTGAGTGGACCCGGGAGCACCGTCACCACCGCTCGGACATCGCGACCGACGAACGTCCTCGGGCGCTACAGGGTGCCGAAGAAATGGAATGGGCATTCGATCGAGCCGGGCTGGGCAATCTCGGCGAACGTATTTTAGTCGTGTCGGCAGCGCACCGAATGATCGAAAATCGCCATCTCGTCCGCGCGAACCGCTGGACGCAGGACCAATCCCCAACACCGGACTGGTCAACATGATCACACCAGAGAACCGATCGCATGACCCGTTCGGCACGTCATCGCGACCACATGGAAATTCCTCGTACACAGCACAACTCACTCCCAACGAACCAATGCGAAATGGACGATGGCCGCATTCCGGATTGCTTCACACGGAGAGGAGATCGGATGCATACTGAATTCAGTGCTGAGCTGATTACCGTGCAGGCGGCGGCGGATCGTCTCGCAGTCAGTCGATGGATGGTTTACCGGCTCATCTGGGACGGACGTGTCAAGTCAGTACAGATCGGTAGGTGCCGGCGGATCGTGCGGCAATCTTTCGATGACTATCTTTCCGGCTTGATTGAAGGAGCCGCGTGATGGCTAATGGTGGTAAGGCGCGACGCAACGCGAACGGCCAAGGTGGCGTGTATCGGCGGGCTGATGGGCGCTGGGAAGCCAAGGTCTTCGTCGACACGCCAGATGGACGACGGAGGCGCATCAGCGTTTACGGCGACACCGAGCGCGCCGCCCTGGACGAACTGGGCAAGGTTCTCGATCAACAGCGACGCGGCATACCGACTGCAACAACGACGTTGACGGTGGCTGAGTACATGAACTATTGGCTTGAGCACATCGCAGAACCGAGCGTACGGCGCACGACGTACGCGACGTATGAGGGCGACGTACGCCTGCACATCATCCCCGGCATCGGCACTCGAAAGCTTAAGTCACTGCAGGCCTCGCACATTCGTTCCTGGTTGACCGGACTACAGACCCGATGCCAATGCTGCGCTCAGGGGAAGGATGCGGCGCGAGGGCGCAAGTCACAGGCACGATGCTGCGCTCTCGTACCTGCCAAGTGCTGCAATGACACGTTGTCTGCGAGCTCAATTCGTCACATTCTGCGCGTGCTGCGGGCGGCTTTGCAGGATGCGGTCGATGAAGAAGTGCTGAGTCGCAACGTAGCCCGACTGGTCCAGTTGCGCGTGACCGACGACCGGAAAGTGCGCTCTTTCACGCGGGCCGAGGCGATGCGCTTCCTCAAGACGGCTGAGGCCACCCGCCTCTACGCACTGTGGGCGGTCGCATTGTCGATGGGACTTCGCCGCGGTGAGGCGCTCGGGCTGCAATGGTCCGACGTCGACCTAGACGCTGAGCGGATCACAATCAGGCGAGCGTTACACCGCGTGGACGGGCAACTCAAGCTTGAGAACGTCAAAACTGAAGGGTCCGTTGCAGTTCTGCCAATACCTCGGACGCTCGTGCCGATCCTGACTAACCACCGTCGGCGCCAGCTTGAGGAGCGCCTGGCCGCTGGCTCCACGTGGCGCGACATCGGCTTGGTGTTCACGACTCCTCAGGGCGGCGCTTTGGAGCCGCGCAACGTCAACCGCATGTTCCACCGCCTATGCGAGAAGGCGGATGTGCCGCAACTTAGGGTCCACGATCTCCGGCACTCGTGTGCGACGCTGCTCTTCACTATGGGAGTCCAGCCAGCGACGGTGCAAAAGATCTTGCGCCACAGCTCAATCACTGTGACAACCGGAACGTATGTCGAGGTCATCGAGGCCGTTCAACGGGATGCCTTGGATTCGATGGGGTCGCTGTTCGGTGCGAGCGGCATCGACGAGACGGGCTAGGACTGTAGTCCAATGGTTAGGTCAATGACACGACTCGGCAAACCTGTCGTCCGCTGCCGATAGGGTGTGTCATGCTTGCGCGCATGTCCGTCGCCTCAATGCTTGATCGTGAGGTCTACGTATACGCCGAGGTAGACCGTCTGATCGGACTCCGCAGCGGCACAGCAAAGCGGTGGCTTAATGGCTACGAACGCAGCGGCACGGCCTACGAGCCCATCCTGCGGGTCGTGCCCCGCGACACTGACTGGGTCACCTGGGGCGAATTCGTCGAAGTTCGGATGCTCGCCGAGTTCCGCGACCGTGAGAACGTCCGCACGTCACGCTTACGTGGCGCCGTCGAAGGTCTACGCCGGCTATACGGAAGCGCCTACCCGCTTGCGCATATGAGGCCATATCTCGACGTTCATGACCACGACGTAACTATCGGTGGTGAGGAGGTTGGACTGCCGGATGAAGAGGTCATTGTTCGCACCGGGCAGCGCCTGCTAGGTGACGCGAAGTGGCTGGCTGATGTCGCCATTCTTGAGCACGATGACGAGGGTGAGCAGATCATCGCCCAGCTTCCTGCCGACAAGGATTTTCCTGACATTGTCATCAATCCAGCGCGCCTAAGTGGCCAGCCGACCTTCGTCGGTAGCCGCGTGTCACCAGTCACCATTGCCGGAATGGCAAGGGGCGGTGTGCCGCCCGAAGATCTCGCTGCAGATTACGGGCTGAGCCTGCATCACGTTCAACAGGCGCTCGACTACACCGACAAGTACGGACTCACGGCGGCCTAGGTAGCGGAGCAGCGGGTGGCGGCAGCGATCGGTGATGTTCGGTATGTCGTCGACGAGAACCTGCTCAGTCTCGGCAACGCGATGGTTGCAGTGCGCCGCGACACTGCGAGATTCAGCCGGACACCGGTTGAGGAACTGTTGCCGCGAGGGATACTCGACACCGACTGGATACCGATCGTGGGAGACCGCGGCTGGGTCATGATCACCAACGACCGGCGATTGCGAACACGACCGGTTGAAGCTGACCTGGCGATCACCCATCGATTGAAGGTTGTTCATCTGCACGGCGACGTCGGCAGTAAGCCAGCTTGGGACCAGCTGATCCGACTCACAACGCGATGGACGAACGTCGCTGACCAACAGCCGATGGAGGGTCCATGGTGGCTCTCGTTGCGCAAAGGTCCGCCGCAACTGATGAGGTTCGAGCCCGGCGTCGCAGAGAGGTGACTG
The nucleotide sequence above comes from Mycolicibacterium moriokaense. Encoded proteins:
- a CDS encoding replication initiator; the protein is MTVTPVNVVASAVSVPTLPGLPARADTSGVVAQMVRRAASRDFQTWWDNAENAGFCANPVRLIGTNSLGREHRVWTRCNNRRAIACPSCSDLYARDTWQLVHAGLHGGHHDLPRTVAEHPQVFVTLTAPSFGAVHTTRDDGQRGQARPCHDQGRKRCQHGRPLWCSSIHHEGDAHVGQPLCEDCYDYTGHVLFAWHAPELWRRFTIALRRLLRRRLRALGESPTAARINFVKVTEMQRRAIPHFHAVIRLDEPPEPGQPPTPPNSSITATDLALLIHQAASGVALTVADPARASEIGGRVIQFGTQTDARPLHSGSSDCDAAMPRQSRRSVAAYLAKYVTKSVADFGVGIRRMSPLAVPDLDVTTHVRAILTTILELADRGAYSGIDRWLHTLGFRGHITTKSRLFSTTMGALREHRAEWTREHRHHRSDIATDERPRALQGAEEMEWAFDRAGLGNLGERILVVSAAHRMIENRHLVRANRWTQDQSPTPDWST
- a CDS encoding excisionase family DNA-binding protein; its protein translation is MHTEFSAELITVQAAADRLAVSRWMVYRLIWDGRVKSVQIGRCRRIVRQSFDDYLSGLIEGAA
- a CDS encoding tyrosine-type recombinase/integrase, yielding MANGGKARRNANGQGGVYRRADGRWEAKVFVDTPDGRRRRISVYGDTERAALDELGKVLDQQRRGIPTATTTLTVAEYMNYWLEHIAEPSVRRTTYATYEGDVRLHIIPGIGTRKLKSLQASHIRSWLTGLQTRCQCCAQGKDAARGRKSQARCCALVPAKCCNDTLSASSIRHILRVLRAALQDAVDEEVLSRNVARLVQLRVTDDRKVRSFTRAEAMRFLKTAEATRLYALWAVALSMGLRRGEALGLQWSDVDLDAERITIRRALHRVDGQLKLENVKTEGSVAVLPIPRTLVPILTNHRRRQLEERLAAGSTWRDIGLVFTTPQGGALEPRNVNRMFHRLCEKADVPQLRVHDLRHSCATLLFTMGVQPATVQKILRHSSITVTTGTYVEVIEAVQRDALDSMGSLFGASGIDETG
- a CDS encoding DUF433 domain-containing protein → MLARMSVASMLDREVYVYAEVDRLIGLRSGTAKRWLNGYERSGTAYEPILRVVPRDTDWVTWGEFVEVRMLAEFRDRENVRTSRLRGAVEGLRRLYGSAYPLAHMRPYLDVHDHDVTIGGEEVGLPDEEVIVRTGQRLLGDAKWLADVAILEHDDEGEQIIAQLPADKDFPDIVINPARLSGQPTFVGSRVSPVTIAGMARGGVPPEDLAADYGLSLHHVQQALDYTDKYGLTAA
- a CDS encoding PIN-like domain-containing protein, with product MAAAIGDVRYVVDENLLSLGNAMVAVRRDTARFSRTPVEELLPRGILDTDWIPIVGDRGWVMITNDRRLRTRPVEADLAITHRLKVVHLHGDVGSKPAWDQLIRLTTRWTNVADQQPMEGPWWLSLRKGPPQLMRFEPGVAER